A single genomic interval of Bacteroidales bacterium harbors:
- the fmt gene encoding methionyl-tRNA formyltransferase, translated as MKRDLRIVFMGTPEFAVPSLDILLKNNYTVVGVVASTDKECGRGLQLGMCEIKKYALEKNLNLLQPESLKSPDFINQLTDLKVNLQIVVAFRMLPEAVWKLPEYGTFNLHASLLPQYRGAAPINWAIINGEKKTGVTTFFINENIDTGKIIFQEETLIGKNETASELHDRLKIMGAELVLKTVRAIENYSFKTIEQSGVAEEIKNLKPAPKIFKKDCKINWTNSVDATHDFIRGLSSYPAAWTEFISPDEQKFYFRILMAEKEVQEHSYNPGKIITDGKNYLKIAVKDGFIDIRMIQQASKKPMSTKEFLRGFCINEKWEI; from the coding sequence ATGAAACGTGATTTGCGCATCGTATTTATGGGAACTCCTGAATTTGCAGTTCCTTCATTAGATATACTTTTAAAAAATAATTATACTGTAGTTGGTGTGGTTGCCAGCACCGATAAAGAATGCGGAAGAGGATTACAACTTGGCATGTGCGAAATTAAAAAATACGCACTTGAAAAAAATCTTAATCTTCTTCAACCCGAAAGCTTAAAAAGTCCCGATTTTATTAATCAACTTACCGATTTAAAAGTAAATCTTCAAATTGTGGTAGCGTTTCGTATGCTTCCTGAAGCTGTTTGGAAACTTCCTGAATACGGAACATTCAATCTTCATGCTTCGCTTCTACCCCAATATCGTGGTGCAGCTCCTATTAATTGGGCAATAATTAATGGTGAGAAAAAAACGGGAGTTACTACTTTTTTTATTAATGAAAATATTGATACAGGAAAAATAATTTTTCAAGAAGAAACTTTAATCGGGAAAAACGAGACAGCGAGCGAGCTTCACGACAGATTAAAAATAATGGGAGCAGAACTTGTTTTAAAAACAGTTCGCGCAATTGAAAACTATAGTTTCAAAACCATTGAACAATCAGGCGTTGCCGAAGAAATAAAAAATTTAAAGCCAGCACCAAAAATTTTTAAAAAAGATTGTAAAATAAATTGGACTAATTCGGTTGATGCAACACATGACTTTATAAGGGGTTTGAGCAGCTACCCTGCTGCATGGACAGAATTTATTTCTCCCGATGAGCAAAAATTTTACTTTAGGATACTCATGGCAGAGAAGGAAGTTCAGGAACATTCATATAATCCAGGAAAAATAATAACCGATGGAAAAAATTATTTGAAAATTGCAGTGAAAGATGGATTCATTGATATCAGAATGATACAGCAGGCATCAAAAAAACCAATGAGTACAAAAGAATTTTTAAGAGGCTTTTGTATTAATGAAAAATGGGAAATTTGA
- a CDS encoding TIGR01212 family radical SAM protein (This family includes YhcC from E. coli K-12, an uncharacterized radical SAM protein.) produces the protein MQKEKYTWGNNRRFNAYTNWCVKTFGSRLQKVSLDAGFTCPNRDGTIGAGGCIYCNNDGFNPSYCNSNKPITQQLNEGIEFLAVRYRRTSNYIAYFQAYSNTYSSLEKLKKLYEEALSHEGVIGLSIGTRPDCIDDEKLDYLQKLNEKYFITVEYGVESCYNKTLEKISRGHTFEKSVEAIEKTAKRKINTGIHLIFGLPGETRNEMLKEAEIISKLPVHSIKFHQLQILKNTQIAEEYKNNPENFIFFGLGEYIDFIIDFIEMLNPEIKIERFTSEVPPRMIAVPNFGTLRTDRILQMIEKRMEERSTWQGKLINTE, from the coding sequence ATGCAAAAAGAAAAATACACTTGGGGAAATAACCGTCGCTTCAATGCTTATACAAACTGGTGCGTGAAAACATTCGGCAGCAGATTGCAGAAAGTATCACTTGATGCCGGCTTTACTTGTCCCAACAGAGACGGGACAATTGGAGCGGGTGGCTGCATTTATTGCAACAACGATGGTTTTAATCCTTCCTATTGCAATTCAAATAAACCAATTACGCAACAATTAAATGAAGGAATAGAATTTTTAGCTGTTCGTTACCGCAGAACAAGCAATTATATTGCATATTTTCAGGCATACTCAAATACATACTCTTCACTCGAAAAATTAAAAAAACTTTATGAAGAAGCATTAAGCCATGAAGGAGTTATAGGATTATCAATAGGTACACGACCTGATTGCATTGATGATGAAAAACTAGATTATCTTCAAAAGCTGAATGAAAAATATTTCATAACTGTTGAATACGGCGTAGAATCATGTTACAACAAAACTCTTGAAAAAATAAGCCGCGGGCACACTTTCGAAAAATCTGTTGAGGCAATTGAAAAAACTGCGAAGAGAAAAATAAATACTGGAATACACTTAATATTCGGATTGCCCGGCGAAACAAGAAATGAAATGCTGAAAGAAGCAGAAATAATTTCAAAACTTCCGGTACATTCTATAAAATTTCATCAATTGCAAATATTAAAAAACACCCAAATCGCGGAAGAGTATAAAAATAATCCCGAAAATTTTATTTTTTTCGGACTTGGTGAATACATTGATTTTATTATTGATTTTATTGAAATGTTAAATCCCGAAATTAAAATTGAAAGATTTACAAGTGAAGTTCCACCGCGAATGATTGCAGTACCGAATTTCGGAACATTACGAACCGACCGGATTTTACAAATGATAGAAAAAAGAATGGAAGAAAGAAGTACATGGCAAGGAAAATTAATTAATACTGAATAA